One Microplitis demolitor isolate Queensland-Clemson2020A chromosome 2, iyMicDemo2.1a, whole genome shotgun sequence DNA segment encodes these proteins:
- the LOC103580269 gene encoding uncharacterized protein LOC103580269 isoform X4, translated as MKAHGPSSICLTFTIFLFLGGVLSRSVSDDRQVTDSIQDDDSIRQDDSQVSGNLNSNSNSDPQTEIGKSTIATGHDKDEGIRRFDANSDGNPNSNAEANANDDGKHSVERKLDSEDSFVRGDTKEADERVKREPDSVDSLSKRENVDIDATIGNEKLKGIAGDEDQRVHQTLELIPVKVDQVHLDDAVESEVNYARKSISIDGEEDEEDKKDGRSERSEKEKIKLDEIPSPDVQHWKEQAILLQEQLKNESYLSYLRESESDILPGVPKFTEGQLLDLLKKIAPKKLAPAENSYFDKADTSGLNTDQLEILRCAEGFVSENKRKNFADDMLECIRGLNILNCMRIFIWPIIVDNVPESITQRFPTFPLELTLSDWLPGDRETPKTIRATTGVPQQRLITPELVISNILKDALEGGNLKDYDKIPTYIDAQNDTLSKILSPGQMEILQMSEKFLPESARQDYSNRMYSCVTRFEYFSCIKFFAWPTIKQNFPALPEFPDYQNWYPASINVFPGYPLIPFPDSTSEDGSLPEVVDVDEFKNRRPRPEALIVHILKNTLDQQPRQQLLSSAIRLQDDNIKYMTKEQLASIQMAEQLIPVEHRAEFVNNNIECMRQFNYLTCLRYVTWPTVRKFKPTLPEWFPSFPFSLPALPSLPSIPGLPSWGVSETATESASISGGSSGSGTGGGGSGGSGSGGSNAGGVQVINGGGSSTSGSGSGQGSPEEVVIIIKPQGGGSGGSGGSNWGQGSGSQGGNQGGNVGTGGSSSSGSGGSGGGTWWGGSYPGSSGSYPGSGGSGGPISGIWGGGQGGSGSAGSSGGGGSASGGQGSSGTGGPISGIWGGQGGSGSAGGSGGGGSASGGQGSGGIGGPISGIWGGSGGSGGPISGIWGGGGNHHGSGGSGGSGGSGGSGGSHGGSWGIGGSNQGGQGGSGGTGGSSGSGGSHGGSWGIGGSNQGGQGGSGGTEGSSGSGGSHGGSWGIGGSNQGGQGGSGGTGGSSGSGGSHGGSWGIGGSNQGGQGGTGGSSGSGGSHGGSWGIGGSNQGGQGGSGGTGGSSGSGGSHGGSWGIGGSNQGGQGGSGGTGGSSGSGGSWGIGGSNQGGQGGSGGTVGSSGSGGSHGGSWGIGGSNQGGQGGSSGVGGSDGSGGSHGGSWGIGGGNQGSHGGSGSTSGSGGGSASGGQGSGSNQGGGVTIIVTKPGSGGSSGSTEPSPGSVAPGSNWESGNHWQAGGIWGSGSNNQGSQGGSSGSQGSGGSQGSQGGSIGIGGSGSQGSGGSQGSHGGGSGSQGSQGGGIGIGGSGIQGSGGSQGSHGGGSGSQGSGDNQGSQGGSIGIGGSGIQGSGGSHGSQGGSSGSQGSGDNQGSQGGGIGIGGSGIQGSGGSQGSHGGGSGSQGSGDNQGSQGGSIGIGGSGMQGSGGSQGSQGGSIGIGGSGSQVSGGSQESSGSGSSGSEGSQGSSGGIDGSGSGSQGSGSSGSGSDQGSSSGGSIGAGGSAGTDGGNSESGSDQGSTGGSEQGGSEGECTCCPTGNTDSLYNKGIEPKIIDILHTLRYSMITTPVHHRPFIADRQLMSHTRLTNEQLTILELAESMVPFTTRRDLISRSLGCLQGGADFMVCTRNVIWPFLQLYIDSLPDFPANSDAFKTTGATNKYKFQFAPEKRRPFEWMNNRPATTRRVSSTHGNYGLLRYPNIQIAARTPLHSGISAKSDDQPIISVTGARFVPLYSEYPEGVILNILNMLVKSSSSAESQVSKSKVTEFPELVTPLNKQQEHILRVSESLLPEKARASFFEDMATCMRTNDFIICSREIMWPLLIQYFPDMPSFPTFQRIVNSGASAAEYLQPIADNSAPISETNIKTDQTGDAMITFTDTQFVPISESPEEVISKVLKTMEPLNKQPSAFSSIAKSPAFISQFTKPQADVLVIAENLLPSTFRETFIVRMNDCMRGSSFLDCMREISWPTIGQFYPRLPNFPNFGTGVNLPAEKPEQSALLPPHVEPNYAEQVPARIEFLPLPQYQSNYFQSYGLNPFSPEYLGLQQQSSNYPSAITSTVGSTLTPAVAGQPTKILLHISQGAKNLSRVRRNIPTNDNDKDNTENINKLDGPNLNLTETDFIELLAKILKQYPEPAETDGSFVDTLNSTVKNALTADQLTILKMTEQLSLQNTRGLMGQVFNCIIGLSFIRCLGIFMMPVIMNMLPSLGLGLPFGRSNDNDQVLGMSKKDAEAELLEGKESIESVLLNWYKSLTEEKFSSSFGFLEFQGYGNGQIGIKFNGFRQARVRIKDHKTLPSILTIISDIMEDVLDPKPDNPKLKNKKQKSIKLNSYEDLNESPRSSDDKIIQMFLERLKANSTNSDTDSVDDQKQYLTIEDAYRAFEVLLGTRFKARASNDQDTYQSNNNYADEELKVVPLESFQELGGKTKAKEDKSQLMVKLPQLNENMELARKLTNTVTDLSRRMKNNMMQMAPGVGVAVSFLLQMALAHARAAASVAEVISNMALGSAMFTFMRQTWFAPSPQPKVHYVHNHEPSEAGISWSRSF; from the exons ATGAAAGCACACGGTCCTTCGAGTATTTGTTtaacttttactatttttttattccttggTGGTGTTTTGTCGAGAAGTGTCAGCGATGATCGGCAAGTGACTGACAGTATTCAAGATGACGACTCAATTCGACAAGATGATTCGCAAGTAAGTGGGAACCTCAATTCGAATTCAAATTCGGATCCACAAACGGAAATCGGTAAGTCAACTATTGCTACGGGTCATGATAAAGACGAGGGGATTAGGAGATTTGATGCTAATTCCGACGGTAATCCTAATTCTAATGCCGAAGCTAATGCTAATGACGACGGTAAGCACTCGGTTGAACGTAAGTTAGATTCGGAGGATAGTTTTGTTAGAGGGGATACTAAAGAAGCCGATGAACGGGTCAAGCGTGAGCCAGATTCGGTAGACAGTCTTAGTAAGAGAGAGAATGTTGACATTGACGCAACGATTGgcaatgaaaaattgaaaggaATCGCGGGCGATGAAGATCAGAGGGTTCACCAAACTCTGGAGTTAATTCCTGTCAAGGTGGACCAGGTCCACTTGGACGATGCTGTAGAATCGGAAGTTAATTATGCGAGAAAATCAATTTCTATTGACGGAGAAGAGGACGAGGAAGATAAAAAAGACGGACGTAGTGAAAGGagcgagaaagaaaaaataaaacttgacgAAATTCCCTCGCCGGATGTGCAACATTGGAAAGAGCAAGCGATTCTTTTGCAGGAACAGTTGAAAAATGAGAGCTACTTGTCGTATCTCAGGGAATCGGAGTCGGATATTCTGCCCGGGGTTCCCAAGTTCACGGAAGGTCAGCTGTTGGATTTGCTGAAGAAAATCGCCCCGAAAAAGCTTGCGCCTGCGgaaaattcttattttgaCAAAGCTGACACTTCGGGACTGAATACAGATCAGCTGGAGATATTGAGATGCGCGGAAGGCTTCGTTTCGGAGAACAAACGTAAGAACTTTGCTGATGACATGCTTGAATGTATCCGGGGTCTGAATATTCTCAATTGCATGAGGATTTTTATTTGGCCGATTATTGTTGACAATGTGCCTGAGTCAATAACCCAAAGGTTTCCGACTTTCCCTTTGGAGTTGACACTGTCGGATTGGCTGCCAGGTGATCGCGAGACACCGAAAACAATCCGGGCTACGACGGGAGTTCCCCAGCAGAGGCTGATAACTCCAGAGTTGGTAATTTCTAACATCCTGAAGGATGCGCTAGAAGGTGGCAATTTAAAGGACTACGACAAAATCCCGACTTATATTGACGCACAAAACGACACCCTGTCGAAAATATTGAGCCCTGGTCAGATGGAGATCCTGCAGATGTCGGAGAAGTTCTTGCCCGAATCTGCGAGGCAGGACTACTCGAACCGAATGTACTCGTGTGTTACGAGGTTCGAGTACTTCAGCTGCATAAAGTTTTTCGCATGGCCTACCATCAAGCAAAACTTCCCGGCTCTGCCAGAATTCCCTGATTACCAGAACTGGTACCCAGCGAGTATCAACGTTTTTCCAGGCTACCCGTTGATTCCGTTCCCAGATTCCACGTCAGAAGATGGAAGCTTGCCAGAAGTCGTGGATGTTGATGAATTCAAAAACCGAAGACCCCGCCCTGAGGCGCTGATAGTTCATATACTGAAAAATACGTTGGATCAGCAACCGAGACAACAACTACTGTCGTCAGCAATACGTCTGCAGGATGACAATATCAAGTACATGACAAAGGAACAGCTGGCTTCGATACAGATGGCTGAGCAGCTTATTCCCGTTGAACATCGAGCGGAGTTCgttaacaataatattgaatGTATGAGacaattcaattatttgacTTGTCTCAGGTATGTAACTTGGCCGACTGTTAGGAAATTTAAACCAACTTTGCCGGAATGGTTTCCTTCATTTCCATTCTCTCTGCCGGCTTTGCCGAGTTTACCGAGTATTCCGGGTTTACCAAGCTGGGGCGTCAGTGAGACAGCGACAGAATCTGCAAGTATTTCGGGTGGTTCGTCAGGAAGTGGAACAGGGGGAGGAGGCAGTGGAGGCAGCGGTTCTGGCGGAAGTAATG CTGGAGGAGTCCAAGTCATCAATGGTGGCGGAAGCTCGACATCTGGTAGTGGATCTGGTCAGGGTTCTCCTGAGGAAGtcgttatcattattaagccACAGGGAGGAGGTTCAGGAGGTTCGGGTGGTAGCAATTGGGGACAGGGAAGTGGTAGCCAGGGAGGAAACCAAGGAGGAAATG tcgGTACTGGAGGATCTAGCAGTTCAGGTTCCGGAGGATCAGGTGGGGGTACCTGGTGGGGAGGAAGTTATCCAGGCTCATCAGGAAGTTATCCAGGAAgtg gtgGTTCCGGAGGCCCTATTAGCGGCATTTGGGGTGGAGGTCAAGGAGGATCTG GCAGCGCAGGTAGTTCTGGAGGAGGTGGTTCAGCTTCAGGTGGACAAGGCTCCAGTGGTACTGGAGGGCCCATAAGCGGTATTTGGGGAGGTCAAGGAGGTTCTG GCAGCGCAGGTGGTTCTGGAGGAGGTGGTTCAGCTTCAGGTGGGCAAGGCTCCGGTGGTATTGGAGGACCTATTAGCGGAATTTGGGGAGGTAGTG GTGGTTCCGGAGGACCAATCAGTGGCATCTGGGGAGGAGGTGGAAATCATCATGGAAGtg gtGGTAGCGGAGGATCTGGTGGATCAGGTGGTTCTGGAGGATCGCATGGTGGATCGTGGGGTATCGGAGGAAGTAATCAGGGAGGCCAAGGTGGaagtg GTGGCACTGGAGGCTCTAGTGGTTCCGGTGGATCACATGGTGGATCCTGGGGTATAGGAGGAAGCAATCAGGGAGGCCAAGGTGGaagtg GTGGCACTGAAGGCTCTAGTGGTTCCGGTGGATCACATGGTGGATCCTGGGGTATAGGAGGAAGCAATCAGGGAGGCCAAGGTGGaagtg GTGGCACTGGAGGCTCTAGTGGTTCTGGTGGATCACATGGTGGATCCTGGGGTATAGGAGGAAGCAATCAGGGAGGCCAAG GTGGAACTGGAGGCTCTAGTGGTTCTGGTGGATCACATGGTGGATCCTGGGGTATAGGAGGAAGCAATCAGGGAGGCCAAGGTGGaagtg GTGGCACTGGAGGCTCTAGTGGTTCCGGTGGATCGCATGGTGGATCCTGGGGTATAGGAGGAAGCAATCAGGGAGGCCAAGGTGGaagtg GTGGAACTGGAGGATCTAGTGGTTCCGGTGGATCCTGGGGTATAGGAGGAAGCAATCAGGGAGGCCAAGGTGGAAgcg GTGGCACTGTAGGCTCTAGTGGTTCCGGTGGATCGCATGGTGGATCCTGGGGCATAGGAGGAAGCAATCAGGGAGGCCAAGGAGGAAGca GTGGCGTTGGAGGCTCAGATGGTTCTGGAGGATCACATGGTGGATCCTGGGGTATCGGAGGTGGTAATCAAGGAAGCCATGGAGGAAgtg GTAGTACAAGTGGTTCTGGAGGTGGTTCAGCCTCAGGTGGGCAAGGCTCTGGCAGCAATCAAGGCGGTGGTGTTACAATTATTGTTACTAAACCAGGCTCAGGGGGAAGTTCAGGATCAACTGAGCCAAGTCCTGGTTCCGTTGCACCTGGCAGCAATTGGGAATCTGGAAATCATTGGCAAGCTGGGGGAATTTGGGGATCTGGTAGCAATAATCAAGGCTCTCAAGGTGGAAGCTCAGGAAGTCAAGGATCTGGGGGTAGTCAAGGCTCTCAAGGTGGAAGCATAGGAATTGGTGGATCAGGAAGTCAAGGATCTGGAGGTAGTCAAGGTTCTCATGGAGGAGGCTCGGGAAGTCAAGGATCTCAGGGCGGAGGCATAGGAATTGGTGGTTCAGGAATTCAAGGATCTGGAGGAAGTCAAGGTTCTCATGGTGGAGGCTCAGGAAGTCAAGGTTCTGGAGATAATCAAGGCTCTCAAGGTGGAAGCATAGGAATTGGTGGTTCAGGAATTCAAGGATCTGGAGGTAGTCATGGTTCTCAGGGTGGAAGCTCGGGAAGTCAAGGATCTGGAGATAATCAAGGCTCTCAGGGCGGAGGCATAGGAATTGGTGGTTCAGGAATTCAAGGATCTGGCGGTAGTCAAGGTTCTCATGGTGGAGGCTCGGGAAGTCAAGGTTCTGGAGATAATCAAGGCTCTCAAGGTGGAAGCATAGGAATTGGTGGTTCAGGAATGCAAGGATCTGGAGGTAGTCAAGGTTCTCAGGGTGGAAGTATAGGAATTGGTGGTTCAGGAAGTCAAGTATCTGGAGGTAGTCAAGAATCCAGTGGTTCAGGATCAAGTGGTTCCGAAGGTAGTCAAGGATCAAGCGGAGGTATTGACGGTAGTGGTTCTGGCAGTCAAGGATCTGGATCAAGTGGCTCTGGCAGCGATCAAGGATCATCGAGTGGTGGAAGCATAGGTGCTGGTGGTTCGGCAGGAACTG ATGGTGGTAATAGCGAAAGTGGTTCTGATCAAGGCTCTACCGGAGGAAGTGAGCAGGGTGGATCTGAAGGTGAATGCACATGTTGCCCAACTGGAAacacagattctctgtataacaaAGGAATTGAACCGAAAATCATTGACATCCTCCACACTCTACGTTACTCAATGATAACTACTCCAGTCCACCATCGTCCATTCATCGCCGATCGGCAGCTTATGTCTCACACACGTCTCACCAACGAACAACTGACCATTTTAGAACTCGCCGAAAGTATGGTTCCATTCACAACACGACGTGATTTGATTTCCCGATCGCTAGGATGCCTTCAAGGTGGAGCAGATTTCATGGTCTGTACCAGAAATGTAATCTGGCCTTTCCTACAACTTTACATCGACAGCCTTCCGGACTTTCCCGCGAACAGCGATGCGTTTAAAACTACCGGTGCcacaaataaatacaaattccAATTCGCGCCAGAAAAACGAAGACCATTTGAATGGATGAATAACCGACCGGCTACCACTCGTCGCGTTTCTTCTACCCACGGCAACTATGGATTACTAAGATACCCTAATATACAAATAGCCGCACGAACGCCTTTACATTCAGGAATTTCTGCTAAATCCGATGACCAACCAATCATTTCAGTAACCGGTGCAAGATTCGTTCCACTTTATTCAGAATATCCCGAAGGAGTAATTTTGAACATCCTCAACATGTTAGTGAAATCCTCATCGTCTGCGGAATCCCAAGTATCCAAAAGCAAAGTAACTGAATTTCCTGAACTGGTAACTCCCCTAAATAAGCAGCAAGAACACATTTTAAGAGTAAGCGAAAGCTTGCTTCCGGAAAAGGCTCGAGCCAGTTTCTTCGAAGACATGGCGACGTGCATGCGCACCAACGATTTCATCATCTGTTCTCGGGAAATAATGTGGCCGCTTTTGATTCAGTACTTCCCAGACATGCCAAGTTTTCCAACATTTCAACGAATCGTCAATTCCGGAGCCTCGGCTGCAGAATATCTCCAACCAATAGCAGATAACTCGGCGCCCATTTCGGAAACGAATATAAAAACTGATCAGACTGGTGACGCGATGATCACATTCACGGACACCCAATTCGTCCCGATAAGCGAAAGTCCAGAGGAAGTGATTTCGAAAGTTTTGAAAACTATGGAACCGTTAAATAAACAACCGTCAGCATTTTCGTCTATTGCCAAATCACCAGCATTCATTTCGCAGTTCACGAAACCTCAAGCTGATGTTCTTGTGATTGCAGAAAATTTACTGCCATCGACATTCCGCGAGACATTTATTGTCCGGATGAATGATTGCATGCGTGGCAGCAGTTTTCTGGATTGTATGAGAGAAATCTCTTGGCCTACGATAGGACAATTTTATCCAAGGCTACCAAATTTCCCAAATTTCGGGACTGGAGTCAACTTGCCAGCAGAGAAACCCGAACAGTCGGCTCTACTTCCACCGCACGTGGAACCAAATTACGCTGAACAAGTTCCAGCACGGATTGAATTCCTACCACTGCCACAGTATCAGTCCAATTACTTCCAATCCTATGGATTAAATCCATTCAGCCCAGAGTATTTAGGCTTGCAGCAGCAAAGCAGCAATTATCCATCAGCCATAACTTCGACCGTAG GGTCAACATTAACACCAGCCGTTGCCGGCCAACCAACTAAAATTCTTCTACACATATCACAAGGTGCTAAAAATTTATCGCGTGTGCGCAGAAATATCCCAactaatgataatgataaagataATACTGAAAACATTAACAAATTGGATGGgccaaacttaaatttaacagaGACCGACTTTATAGAGCTTCTTGCCAAAATCCTTAAACAATATCCTGAGCCCGCGGAAACTGATGGCTCGTTTGTCGACACCCTCAACTCAACTGTAAAGAACGCATTGACTGCTGATCAATtgacaattttgaaaatgactGAGCAACTGAGTCTCCAAAACACCAGGGGACTTATGGGCCAAGTGTTTAACTGCATAATAGGTCTCAGCTTCATAAGATGTTTGGGAATTTTCATGATGCCTGTTATCATGAACATGCTGCCTTCGCTGGGTCTCGGGTTGCCTTTCGGCCGTTCCAATGACAACGACCAAGTCCTGGGAATGTCTAAAAAAGACGCCGAAGCCGAACTGCTCGAAGGAAAGGAATCCATTGAAAGCGTTCTGCTCAACTGGTACAAGAGTCTTACTGAAGAAAAGTTTTCGTCGTCTTTCGGATTCCTTGAGTTCCAAGGCTACGGAAATGGTCAAATTGGCATTAAATTCAACGGATTCAGGCAGGCACGAGTCAGGATCAAGGACCACAAGACTCTGCCAAGTATATTGACAATCATCAGCGACATTATGGAGGACGTGCTGGATCCAAAACCTGACAATCCCAAGCTTAagaacaaaaaacaaaaaagcaTAAAATTGAATTCTTATGAAGATCTAAATGAGTCTCCAAGAAGCAGCGACGACAAAATAATCCAGATGTTTTTGGAAAGATTGAAAGCCAACTCGACAAACAGCGACACTGACTCCGTTGATGATCAGAAGCAATACCTGACTATAGAAGATGCCTATCGCGCATTCGAAGTTCTTCTGGGCACGAGATTCAAAGCACGGGCTTCTAATGACCAGGACACTTATCAATCGAACAACAACTACGCTGACGAGGAACTGAAAGTAGTTCCTCTGGAAAGCTTTCAGGAATTGGGCGGAAAAACCAAAGCCAAGGAAGACAAGTCGCAATTAATGGTCAAGCTGCCTCAGTTGAACGAAAACATGGAGTTGGCTCGAAAACTGACCAATACGGTGACGGATTTATCAAGACGCATGAAGAACAACATGATGCAAATGGCCCCAGGTGTTGGGGTAGCAGTCAGCTTTCTTCTGCAAATGGCCTTAGCTCACGCCCGTGCTGCAGCATCAGTAGCAGAAGTGATCAGCAACATGGCGTTGGGTTCTGCGATGTTCACTTTCATGCGGCAGACCTGGTTTGCGCCCAGTCCACAACCGAAAGTTCACTACGTCCACAACCACGAGCCATCTGAAGCGGGAATAAGTTGGTCAAGAAGTTTTTGA